A genomic stretch from Fusarium musae strain F31 chromosome 9, whole genome shotgun sequence includes:
- a CDS encoding hypothetical protein (EggNog:ENOG41), which produces MSYNGTNYPPPSYETCKDGISERCPAELSLYGDTFTLGACVFFVVAHALALVPQLYFGIKARTWSYTLWLAIGTIFELIGYSGRIVMSSNPWVYNAFVIQLVLLILGPTLVAAAISITFKHLVLWYGREYSFIKPVLYPWVFVGTDFFSIVIQAAGGGVSSAATNGDNNDQGMLDVGSGLLVAGVVFQMANMIFCGGLMMIYIWRRHKAIKNGAAVRAGDETATESESSTNGNVKVIRASDKKTKIFVYALTVAYIAIIIRCIYRIPEMQMGWGSTLMQNETTFLILDGAMILIAVWTLTIFHPYFFFPFLGKKHNKEMDAEKSRAEGPDAPVMEENAQR; this is translated from the exons ATGTCCTACAACGGCACAAACTACCCTCCGCCGAGTTACGAAACCTGTAAAGATGGAATCTCCGAACGATGTCCTGCTGAGTTGTCACTTTATGGTGACACTTTTACGCTAGGCGCTTGTGTTTTCTTCGTCGTGGCGCATGCGCTGGCGCTTGTACCACAACTTTACTTCGGTATCAAGGCACGAACTTGGTCGTATACTCTATGGCTTGCGATCGGGACGATATTTGAACTCATCGGTTATAGTGGACGTATCGTCATGAGTTCAAACCCCTGGGTCTACAACGCCTTCGTCATCcagcttgtccttctcatcctcggtCCGACACTAGTCGCCGCTGCTATCTCGATCACCTTCAAACATCTTGTGCTATGGTACGGTCGAGAGTACAGTTTCATCAAGCCTGTCCTGTATCCATGGGTTTTCGTCGGCACCGATTTCTTCTCTATTGTCATCCAAGCTGCTGGCGGCGGTGTTTCTTCAGCTGCCACTAATGGAGACAACAATGACCAGGGCATGCTTGATGTAGGATCTGgtcttcttgttgctggtgttgtcTTCCAGATGGCCAATATGATCTTCTGTGGTGGTCTGATGATGATCTATATCTGGAGGAGACACAAGGCTATCAAGAATGGTGCTGCTGTCAGGGCTGGCGACGAGACTGCTACCGAGAGTGAATCATCGACCAACGGAAACGTCAAGGTTATCAGAGCAAGcgacaagaagaccaagatctTTGTCTATGCTCTGACCGTTGCTTACATCGCCATTATCATCCGTTGCATCTACCG TATTCCTGAAATGCAGATGGGCTGGGGCAGCACCCTCATGCAAAACGAAACAACCTTCTTGATTCTCGATGGCGCCATGATTCTCATTGCTGTCTGGACTTTGACCATCTTCCATCCctacttcttctttcctttcctcggCAAAAAGCATAACAAGGAGATGGATGCTGAGAAGTCTCGAGCTGAGGGCCCAGATGCGCCTGTGATGGAGGAGAACGCTCAGCGATAA